Within the Pseudomonadota bacterium genome, the region ATTAACCTAAAACCTTAATTTTACTCAGCTAAATGCTAAGAGCTAACTGCTAATTGCTTAACTTGGTTATAGTTGAAATCATCCTCCATTTAAAAAAGCAAGCACCTTGCCGGATAGCATAATGACCAGCCAAAACCACCATTTTGACGAGCAGCTTCAAACGACAGACCAGCAGCAACTCCACGAACCACCGCTCTATCTGGTTTTGCTCCATAATGATGATTATACCACCATGGATTTTGTTATTGATATTCTGGAAAATATCTTTCATAAAAGCCCGGCCGAGGCCACCCGAATCATGCTCTCGGTTCATCGCCAGGGAATCGGCAATTGCGGTGAATACCCCCGCAGCATTGCTGAAACCA harbors:
- the clpS gene encoding ATP-dependent Clp protease adapter ClpS, whose product is MTSQNHHFDEQLQTTDQQQLHEPPLYLVLLHNDDYTTMDFVIDILENIFHKSPAEATRIMLSVHRQGIGNCGEYPRSIAETKVTTVTKLARNHGFPLLCSMQKA